The genomic window TTTTAGACGGAATTTTTAGTCATTTAgttgggaaaatgcaagttttacAAGTTGCAGCCTTGGTTAATACTTTGGCTCTTTGCAGTTTaacgttaattttatttttggagTCTTAGATTAAAAACTGCACAGCTGTTGTGTCTTCTCACAAGCTGAAGCTGCGGTGATGCGCCTTGTAGAACTGCTGTTGGCGCTCTTTAGCGGTCGTTTCAGTCAGCTTGTCTCTTTTTTCCTTCACTCCACCTTTCTCTTTCTCCCCATCATCCCCAGTTACGCTCCCCACATCGCTGAGGTCTCCGAGGTGCTCGATGGAGTCGTATTTCTCCAGGTCGGAAGCGATGGTCTGCAGGCTGAATACAGAAAGGGAATCGGATCCCGCCCGCTCCCTCTCCTTTTCGCTCTCCTTCTCCTTATATTTCTCCACCAGATCGATGGCTGCATCCACTCGATCCTTCATCATTGAACCGCCACCGCAGGCCCCGCCTTCTTCCTGAACTCTGATGTCAGACTCCGCACCAACAGGGGGACTCCGCCCTACACATATGCTCAGCCGCCCCCCCTCAGCTTGGTCCTGCCCCCTCTGGGCGTGGATCTGCTCGCTGATCTGCTCCAGGTTCCGCAGGGCGATGGAGTAGCGGGTCTTCACTTTGGCCACATGCTGCTCCAGCTGCAGCACTTTGGATTTGTGCTCCTGGAGACACAGAGGACACAGAAACTTTTACCATCTGTTTCAACATTGATTTACtgccagcagaaaaaaaaattagacagtGACCTCAAGTAAATCTATAAAACACAGCAGGTTTCTGCCCAATCAGCAGTATGCTGCCTGCCAGTGAACTCCAGGAGCCTTCATTCCTCTTTTAATAATGGGAACACTGTAAGTGACCGGAGGTTGGTCAACATGCAGCAGTGGGTATGCCTATGTTTATGTAATAGTGAGTCACACATGTTGGGCTAAATAAACACCTGAGACATCTTATATACAAACAGCATTTCAATCTTAAAGGATTTCCTTCATCTCTGGTGTCACCATTAACCACTTGCTACATTAATGAGGCTCCATAATATTCCAGTAGCAATGGAAATAACAGCCCAATCTGAATAAAACTGCTTCAAATGGACAATCAGACCGCCTCAATCAGAAGGAATTTCCAAACAGGTTGAGAGCAGTGGTGAAAACATTGGATAATCTGTTCAAGAGGAAAATGGGGCCTAGCTAGCAGTAGAGCTGCGCAATTAATCAAATGGCAGTTGCCATCTAAGCCTTTGCAAATTACATAAGAACAAAAGGACACAATTTAGAGGTCCAGTGTGATACTTTGGATTCAGTGAAACTGAACAGAGGGGGAGTTAAACAAGCAGACATAAAGTCTCTGCATATTTTGAAGTATTGTGTTTTTTCCACTTTAAGTTTGTATGCTTGAGATGAGATAAAACACATTTCCAAATTATAAATAGTGtgcattttaaaatgacaaacaaataaataacctcAAATGATGGCAATAGGACTGCTTGATTGAATTGTGTAGCCCGTAAAGATATTTTGGTTAAGACTGTGTTATGCAGTAAGGTGTAAGACTCAGATAAATTTTTGCAGTGGTCCTGTAATTGTAGCCATCCATATTTTGATTGTGTTAGCTgcctatttttgttattttcttgatgTCAACATGATTTTAATCAGGATGAGGAAATATTGTCCGTGTCTTTAAAGAAAGCAGACTTTTTATGTCGGGAGAAAACATCGCCTGTTCATGTTTGTGCAACCAACTAAACAACAAATAAGTCATCATAAATATCTGTAGACCAAATaacaattaatttaaaaaaagctaactGTCCATGCATTTTCAAATGTTACCACAGATTATACCCCCAGGGGGTTTTCATTTTCTCTGTGCATTGTGGGCCGTGAACAACTAGAATTTAGTTTATAAATGACATTCAATATTTGATTAGAAACAGTTTTCAATTACAGCACACAAAGGAGAAAAGCCTTGCGGCAACAATGCTCATTACTGGACACTTTAATGGGAAATTACACTAAAGTCACTGGTACAAACAATGGACATCTGTACCTGAAACATAACAAAAGGCTTCACTCAAATAAACAGGGTCTGGGACTGTTTTACCTCCAGTATGTGGTTGAACTGGGCTTTGAGCTCAAAGTATGGTTTGGACTTGAGGATGACTCTTTTGAGGGACTTCTGCAGCATCTGGACGCGGGCCTCGGCCTCCTGACAGGCGTGGGTGACCCGCATGTGCTCCCTCTCACTGCGGAGTCGCTCCTCTTCAGCCTCGTTCACCTGTCGTATGCACACAGGAGATCAGTGAAGGAACAGAAACCTGATCCAGACACAGACCGGACTGTGCACAGTCACTCTGTAAACCTAGTGTCTTCAGAGCAGATCTGAACATCTTATTGATTTCTGTTCTGGCTCTTAGCTGCATTTCTGACCCTTCATTCCCCTGTGAGTCTGTACAAACCTGAGGCTACTGTGTTGTTCAGTCCATGTACCTGAGTATTGGTTTTCCACTACAGGGACTGTTGTGGTCAGGACACTGAAAGACCACTCTGAAGAGATAAGGCTGCTGAGTCAGAATCATCTTCAAGTAGATTTCTATCCAGGGGAATAATAGCTGTTTGAGCACATACTGAGGACAAAGCCTTTTGAGAATAAATGAAAAATGCTCATTTTtcaaacaaacagaataaaaaacacaaatcaacAGAAGATATTGAAGGGGCTGGAATCTTGACAGGTGAATAAACTCCCTCAAAGAACCAAACCAGATCATTGTTTACTAGAATAGAATGGcagaatttcattcattcattatctgaaccctctttatcctcactagggtcacggggggtgctggagcctatcccaactacttatggctgaaggcggggttcaccctggacatgtcaccagttcatcgcagggctgacatatagagacaaacaaccaatcacgctcacattcacacctatgggcaatttagattaagcgATTAACGTACagtatcagtgcatgtctttagatggtgggaagaagccagagtacccggagagaacccacgcagacacagggagaacatgcactGCGCCACTGTGTTGCCCTGTAGCTGTTTAGCTCAATAGGAAAGGCAATGGACTCTAATGCGGTAGACCTGGGTTCAATTCCCAGTTTGagtggtcattttcaaattttattatatatgaaataaatattaaactGAAGTAAATGTAATACAGAGGGTGCTTTCCATTCCAGAATACAACAAACTCTACAGATGTTTTTAATGTACCTCAAATAAAGTCAACAACTACAAAATAAGCATAAAATCTTGAGATTGTGTTGTCACGTGAACATCAGTAACTCACATGTTTTGGTAATTATTCAGATGTAAGAGGGGGTCTTTAAATGCATGCGAAGGACATGTTTTTAAACCATACACCAACAACTTTCAATTTGACCTCTTAAGGCCAAAGAGAGGCTGAACATTACAGAGAAAATAAAGCACTccatcaagacttttttttatgcCCGAAAACTAAGGGAGCAATTTTTGAACAAAGACAGAGGAAACAGACAGTATTCCTGTGAAAGAATATGTAATAATGGATGTTTGTGTGATGGGGTTTGTGATaggaatgataaataaataattaaatagtaAATTACATTCTTAACTGCAAGTTTATCTTTAAACAGAAGTGTAACCAGACAATTACTTGTTTATTTAAAGGAAATTTGAGGTTGAATTCCAttacttttaaaatgtttctTCTACAACTAATAAACATGACCATTATTCCAGAATAACTATAGTTTGGTTCTTATATGTCATCAGTGGATACGATTTCCTCTTCCTGTactttgaaaatgttcaaatacGACTCAAAGAGTCTTCCAGCAGTGATAATCATGGATTGATTGAACATATCCTGATGAACACCTAACTGCTTATCACTTTTTTCCTCAATGTTGCtctgttttccatttttgtacTTGCAGAAGATGCATGTTCCTCAGGTCAGTAACTTCATCTCAAGTTCACTTGGTTCAGTTTCTTGTCATCTTAACACCAATATTTTGCAACATTCATGTCTTGTCCTACTCTGTTACCTTGGAGGTAGCGTGGTTGAGCATCTCCTGCCAGGTAGGATCCAGGGTGTTCTTGCCGTCAGCCATCAGGCCCTGCTCTGCTACGTAGACCATCTCCCTGGCTGCTGTGTGCATTGAAACAGCTCTCTCGTAGCTCAACGCTGCCTTCTGGGTCTCCTGCTGCGCCTACAGAGTGCAGACGACCATTTACACAGCTGACTCGAGTGGGATGTGACAAGGACATGACTCCCTGCTCTGGGAAGTCCAACTCTAATCACTTCTGTCAGACTGGATTTGTGTGATTTAAACTGCTTTAAGTCAACCAGGCCATTACACGTAGCATCAGGTAGGGCTGCAATAATAGAGAGTTCTCTAATACTTTAATAGGAAATCAAACACAGCTACTGCAACTGGAGGAAGACACGTTCAGATGCAGTGATACTGACCTTATTATGCACGTAGGGTACTTCCCACATTTTAATCCACATAAATAACCATGTCCCTGCTATCACTTTCATGCCTCGGCTCCTGTTTGACATTAATCTCTTTCCTCATGCATAAAATATCTTCCACACAGTTACGTCTCTACATTTGAAATTTGTGGATCAAAAGTAAAGCGTGTCATGTACGGACAATTGTAATCTGGAGTGGGGCTGGGACTGGGATTTCTCTATTTATTTTTGTCTCCTTGATCTTCACTTGCGATCCGGACATTGATGTTGGTGAAcaatctttaaaggagtgatattttgcttttttaaatggagttatgcatttaaaaacatttccctgtggtctacataaactgtaaatgctatgcttgggtctgaattcttcattaattcaactccacagatccatcttcaaccctatttctgagcaatgacaccagaaaggtcgttttgagcgctggccctttaatgcaaatgagccacttcatgccctgcccccttcaggttgttagCTGTACTGCTCTATCCCATTCAGCcccttgtgttcattaatacaaccaacaactgaacattttaggtaatcggctcaaagtctggacatattttcagtatggactacaaccactgctactgataaacaattatggcgcaatcggagaaatgtttgtcagaagtcttgaccttatatgtgcaaatgtagtgacataactaattataaaatgttacaaattaagaaatccactcgatttttgccagaatgaatacaaagatagctttgtagcacctggagggttcaaattcaaactgtatgaactattagggtccaaatacacaaataaatgtaccaaagactaataaaagtgggtttagcaaaatatgacccctttaaggatgTCTGAATTCCCTTAAGTGCTCCAAAAGGGCGGCTGGAGAAAATATAACCGAGCATACACAGCAGTATCCTTCACAGGCAACTTTTTGGGATTCAGACCTTTGATCATACAGCAAATCATAGCGCACTGTCGGTTTTATAAGAGCCACGGTAGGACTTTAAAATCGAAAGCTTCCCTTCATTATGAGGTTGTATTGTTGCTTAAAATGGACAGATGAATTATTGACCTTAAAAAGTTAATCATAACTTTACATGAACACTGATGTGACAGAAGTTATAAGAGGTTATAAGATGGCTTGTTTTCATAAATGATGTGTCTTGTGACTAAAACTGTTAGGAAATCATTGAGCTAGACTCAACTAACAAGCTAAATAGCTCTCATCTTGAGTTTGTAGATGAGGCAGTGGCACATTCACATCCTGACTCATCTGCTGCTACAGCAACAGGACACTCTTCCTCCGCCTCCTTTGCCTTGTTACCTTCATCCTTTTTCTATTAGAAAGTGGTTCTTAGATAGCCTTATATAGCCTTGAAGTCCTGCCTTGGTGAATTAACCAGAAAACTATTGTCAAATGTCAAACACAAGAAGCTCTGAATCCAGTGCACTGTGTCTCTTTTTGTTACTCAAACAAAATGTGCATATGCAAAGTCATAATTGAAATCTGCTGCTtgaatgataaatgtcatattattttcaaGGATGTTAATGCGTGATCAGAATGAGAGCTTAATAagtttaaataattttatttttgataaaAACCTTTTAGAGATGCAGCTCATGTACAAACCAGTAACTAAATTTTCAGTTTACAGCATAAAACAAAAGGGAGTCAGTCAAGCTAACGCACATATGAAATATATGGATAACATGTTACTTTGACGACAGTGAGCTTTATTACTTTAAGAACCTGCACTGAAGGGACCCAGGAGAGACAAGGATGAATAGAAATGACCAAATATGACGAAAAATAAGTGATGATGTTGAACCAATAAAAGAGACAAGAACAGAGGTGAACAGGTTAGGAGCTTTAACTAATCCTGTTTTCACTGTATTTCACTGCATTTCTACCACAAATTAAACAGAATTAAAACCACTGGTAAAACTATTAAGACTTACAACACAAAGAAACATGCAACTTCTGTAATAATGCTATACTGTGCTACAATACTGCAGGACACTGCAGCACAATGGGGAACGAAAAAGGGAATCAAATTACAATCCCTGATGGTCCAAAACAGACAGAACcttaaactagaaaaaaaaaaaaaaaaaaacagagggcagTGTGTTTCTGTCAGCTGTTCTGGCTCTTGACTCTGGTGCCAAATGTTAGAAAAGTCAGCAAGACTTGTCTTCATCTGCTCCTGATTCCTGTCTGGTGACAGCAGCTTCCAAACATTCAGTGAGGCGATTTTTAACAGCAGTTTGATCTGAGCAAAAATTATGTTTCTTTGTCTTTGTGGAAATCTGATATCAAAGTAGATTATTAGCTGAGGGATTAAATGGAGTGTGGTAGATATAAAACATGACTGACAATGTCATAATTCAGTGTGTGGTAGGTGCAGACTCTAAGTAGTGTACTGGAAAATGAGGGATTTATATTACAAGTAAAAAGCTGAGCTGTAATAAGAGAAAATATCATAAGTAGCAACATCCACAAAAATATTACATGCTGAAAGTGGATTCATTAAGTTCCAAGCAGTTTGTTTATTTACTGTCTCATacatttttctcttaatttttgcatttatttttaactttaaatatttttagatatttatgctttATGTGTAGAGGGAGAAAGAAGCACTGTTTGTGTGTACCTCCTTTGCAAGGCGGCGAGCTTCATAATATGGTCTTGCTTTCTCAATACAGCCCCCAAGTTGAGAGCTCTGAGCATTCAGTTTCCTGGCAGACTCTGTGAGGATCTTCCTGTACCCGGATCTGGCATCCTAAATGGACACAGCATGAAAAAGTCTAGATTAGATTTATCTATAATGGGATGATGACCGGTAAGATTTTACAGAGGAAGCTGGAAGTGAGGAATCAATTCACTTAGTGGAAAACTACCAACACCATATACATTTTCCATTTTAAGTGTTCTCACCATATGCTTCACAGATATTAAAACATAATTATGATTGACTAGAACCATCAGGGTAGACCAGTCAGGTATTAAGCAGGTAAGACCAACTGAAAAGTAATTCTCACACATTTCCCATCATCTCAAACCTAAATGTACAGATGAAAAGCTGTATTTTATCTTGTAGCCGTGCACTCACATCCAACTGTAGTTCCAGTTTGTTGATTTCTGCACTGGCTTCATTGAGATGCTCCAACTCTTCCTGTGggataataataaagaaaatcaccTTTTTCAGTGGTTGAAGGTAATAATCTGCTCAATATTCATTGGTTACTTCATTTAGTTTCTAGCATTTGACTGCTGTCTAGGTTCCAGCATTTTGAATTCATTTCTGGAAAACACAGGCATCACATAAAcattcataatttcacatcacttaggtaattattattgttttattaccaTGCACAAAAAATATGGAATAGCTGAGTACATAATACGTAATTACTAGGTTAAAACTTTCAATTATTAGATCTGGGTCATTTACTGCAGTAAGTTCTGATGCTATCCAGAATTATTTTACAATGATCTGCCATAGAAGGGGAACAAAAACATTGTCAGATTTTATACAACGGATAATACAACAAGTGTAAAATAAAACAGCTGTTTAAACTCTACAGTTTATGGAAAGAAAGTATGTGTACCTATTTCAGAATGGCTGTGACCGAACTAatcatttggttttatttattttcaatttgtTAATAAATGCTCAAACTATccaaaatgtcatcaaaaatccATGCTTAACAGCTGAAAACAGATTTGTGTATTAGAACTATgttgtttcttcttttctctttcaTCGTGTGATGATATCTAAGACGTATCTAGTAGACAAA from Sphaeramia orbicularis chromosome 16, fSphaOr1.1, whole genome shotgun sequence includes these protein-coding regions:
- the sh3bp5la gene encoding SH3-binding domain protein 5-like, a — protein: MEPEDLRESPAGSGESDTGDWRDVIPDGDAEVKAAETNETTAETTLRDTCEEEGEIKKPLSPEEHLHSPYEEELDPRIQEELEHLNEASAEINKLELQLDDARSGYRKILTESARKLNAQSSQLGGCIEKARPYYEARRLAKEAQQETQKAALSYERAVSMHTAAREMVYVAEQGLMADGKNTLDPTWQEMLNHATSKVNEAEEERLRSEREHMRVTHACQEAEARVQMLQKSLKRVILKSKPYFELKAQFNHILEEHKSKVLQLEQHVAKVKTRYSIALRNLEQISEQIHAQRGQDQAEGGRLSICVGRSPPVGAESDIRVQEEGGACGGGSMMKDRVDAAIDLVEKYKEKESEKERERAGSDSLSVFSLQTIASDLEKYDSIEHLGDLSDVGSVTGDDGEKEKGGVKEKRDKLTETTAKERQQQFYKAHHRSFSL